In Euzebya rosea, a single window of DNA contains:
- a CDS encoding cell wall-binding repeat-containing protein, translating into MRAARGSHVLAGGTRHHTSARRGLIAALAALLVLGQMLATSGGVLAAPRPGVVGTVAVDGLDGLVVDQAGAVELHLTADERTDHTTPLRAVVRITDESGRPLNDVGVSIDGVAVDVDGDGRVVLPTMDQPPLTVATHPELVDDAGLSLTLHLRAPDTATRFLTARLVESNEHAAEVVRRAGPDRIATAVAVSAGAFPGGADTVWVARADEFADALSAGPAAGLAGGPILLTAGDALPDATATELARLTPTRVVVLGGTAAVADPVLDQITAAVPGAEVVRVAGPDRFATAAAVATDTFTAPVPIVVVATGSSFADALSGGAAAGHHGGPLLLVDRDTVPEATAAALRALQPARIVVLGGTAAISDVVAGQLAAFAPGGVARHAGPDRYSTSAAVVAAMFDPADVDAVFVATGDGFPDALSGTPAAVRSGGPLMLVGHDTIPTPVAEQLDRLDVGTATVLGGPAAVGDGVAQHLGRIVRDIAPDPDRFRDAAVTPAMPFAARDAVDPGGPGGGGGGGAAPVVVDSPTPGAPLNLRPGDRFPVRFTTSTPGTYVIEYRAAGDSTWLPFPNGTATGSVGTGPQVVQLNAPLAQGVLDLRVTLLPATRAAGAGPAQRAGASSTSVVLPAVVTVALTFPPPLISALVEDVADQSQLIAVRPVGGLADGVRLDIDLSSAERGGADYPLDAEVTLLNGNGTATLVVVRDRTARIEYTAGPGDSVPAPGVSPLLTFRIDHITTANVHETHVGQFFRYDIMHGVQRVFAIGSGPSIASPTASDVAAGSGHTFQLLSFAMREPLAPYERVDIDLSEAEQTVIDYADAFVALQGDGGHGAAPNHGPPPPPPGSVFIDVDHDERAVVTFIAGPDGIPTVQPEGPTLTVFVGGIVVADTVATTPVDFVRLATGEVATTTFTTQRRDVVGLSASDLAAATPGQVQTITMTLDGDMEAGGGLQVELPRTSQVDYSDINAVVVDGNGTVFPYTYDGITVLAYDSAGDTDGATITFAIEGVDTGPDDSSHVVRAHRYDGVISRSAIFSVGAGSALAGLTVTDLPDDATDLYQSMSFLLTDDLAEGDTVTIDLSAAEAGLVAYDGALTDSYAFGGADPGTPSLVTVDGVSAVLTWTAGPGGLPSGSEVYVNAYGHRTDAGTDTYDVPFTLGDGRTASTSFAVRPQAGFDAISATSLESGANGQAQTLRAVIRGALGPNESISISLSGAERGGGRYGGATTRVTSPGGGTSSMFVWVGEYADVTYTAPEGGLADGSEIVIEVDGVNTDAVDETHLTEWYRYDSGGYGRALFDIGAGSDFVGVPYLSDLGVNQSDQYQFGTFGLVAPLGPGETVTFDLSAAQAAGVDYSAAFEDYLYPSGTVDVEVVGAEATLTYTADPEGLEAGEPVYFEVFGISTDTRTGTHSVPVTAPAASTTITFQVVPGHGFGG; encoded by the coding sequence ATGCGAGCCGCACGGGGTAGTCACGTCCTGGCCGGAGGCACCCGGCACCACACGTCCGCACGCCGAGGCCTGATCGCCGCGCTCGCTGCGCTGCTGGTCCTCGGCCAGATGCTCGCCACCAGCGGCGGGGTGCTGGCCGCCCCGCGCCCGGGCGTGGTCGGCACGGTCGCGGTCGACGGCCTGGACGGCCTGGTCGTCGACCAAGCGGGTGCCGTCGAGCTGCACCTGACCGCCGACGAGCGCACCGACCACACGACGCCGCTGCGCGCGGTCGTCCGCATCACCGACGAGTCGGGGCGTCCGCTCAACGACGTCGGTGTGTCCATCGACGGCGTCGCCGTGGACGTCGACGGCGACGGACGTGTGGTCCTGCCGACGATGGACCAGCCGCCGCTCACCGTCGCCACCCACCCCGAGCTGGTCGACGACGCCGGGCTGTCCCTGACGCTCCACCTGCGCGCGCCGGACACCGCCACCCGGTTCCTGACGGCCCGGCTGGTGGAGTCCAACGAACACGCGGCCGAGGTGGTCCGGCGGGCCGGGCCGGACCGGATCGCCACCGCGGTCGCCGTGTCCGCTGGGGCCTTCCCCGGCGGTGCCGACACCGTCTGGGTCGCCCGCGCGGACGAGTTCGCCGACGCGCTCAGCGCCGGCCCCGCCGCAGGCCTGGCCGGTGGCCCGATCCTGTTGACCGCCGGCGACGCGCTGCCGGACGCCACGGCGACCGAGCTGGCCCGGCTGACCCCGACCCGCGTCGTCGTGCTCGGCGGCACCGCCGCGGTCGCCGACCCGGTCCTCGACCAGATCACCGCAGCGGTCCCCGGGGCCGAGGTCGTTCGGGTGGCCGGTCCCGACCGCTTCGCCACCGCCGCCGCGGTGGCCACCGACACCTTCACCGCCCCCGTCCCGATCGTGGTCGTCGCGACCGGGTCCAGCTTCGCCGACGCCCTCTCCGGCGGGGCCGCCGCCGGGCATCACGGTGGTCCGCTGCTGCTGGTCGACCGCGACACCGTTCCCGAGGCCACGGCGGCAGCGCTGCGTGCGCTCCAGCCCGCCCGGATCGTCGTGCTCGGCGGCACCGCCGCCATCAGCGACGTCGTCGCCGGCCAGCTGGCCGCGTTCGCGCCGGGCGGGGTGGCCAGGCACGCAGGACCGGACCGCTACAGCACCTCCGCGGCGGTCGTCGCAGCCATGTTCGACCCGGCTGACGTCGACGCGGTGTTCGTCGCGACCGGTGACGGCTTCCCCGACGCCCTCTCCGGCACCCCGGCCGCCGTCCGGTCCGGTGGGCCCCTGATGCTGGTCGGGCACGACACGATCCCCACCCCCGTGGCCGAGCAGCTCGACCGGCTCGACGTCGGCACCGCCACCGTGCTCGGCGGTCCGGCCGCGGTCGGTGACGGCGTCGCCCAGCACCTCGGCCGCATCGTCCGTGACATCGCCCCGGACCCCGACCGTTTCAGGGACGCAGCGGTCACCCCGGCGATGCCCTTCGCCGCCCGCGACGCCGTCGACCCCGGTGGCCCCGGCGGCGGGGGAGGGGGAGGTGCGGCACCGGTCGTCGTCGACTCGCCCACACCCGGCGCACCCCTCAACCTGCGCCCCGGTGATCGCTTCCCCGTCCGGTTCACCACCTCGACCCCCGGGACCTACGTCATCGAGTACCGGGCGGCCGGCGACAGCACGTGGTTGCCGTTCCCAAACGGCACCGCCACCGGCAGCGTCGGGACGGGGCCGCAGGTCGTGCAGCTGAACGCCCCGCTCGCCCAGGGCGTGCTGGACCTCAGGGTCACGCTCCTGCCCGCGACGAGGGCCGCCGGCGCCGGCCCCGCCCAGCGTGCCGGTGCGTCGTCCACGTCGGTGGTCCTGCCTGCGGTGGTCACCGTGGCCCTGACGTTCCCGCCGCCCCTGATCTCCGCCCTCGTGGAGGACGTGGCCGACCAGTCCCAGCTGATCGCCGTGCGCCCGGTGGGTGGCCTTGCCGACGGCGTCCGTCTCGACATCGACCTCTCGTCGGCCGAGCGGGGTGGAGCGGACTACCCGCTGGATGCGGAGGTGACGCTGCTCAACGGCAACGGCACCGCCACGTTGGTCGTCGTCCGGGACCGAACCGCCCGCATCGAGTACACCGCCGGCCCCGGTGACAGCGTCCCCGCGCCCGGCGTCAGCCCACTCCTGACGTTCCGGATCGACCACATCACCACGGCCAACGTCCACGAGACCCACGTCGGGCAGTTCTTCCGCTACGACATCATGCACGGCGTCCAGCGGGTGTTCGCGATCGGCAGCGGGCCCTCGATCGCGAGCCCGACCGCCTCCGACGTGGCGGCCGGCAGCGGCCACACGTTCCAGCTGCTGTCCTTCGCCATGCGCGAACCGCTGGCACCCTACGAGCGGGTCGACATCGACCTGTCCGAGGCCGAGCAGACCGTCATCGACTACGCCGACGCCTTCGTCGCCCTGCAGGGCGACGGTGGGCACGGGGCGGCGCCGAACCACGGTCCGCCGCCCCCGCCGCCCGGCAGCGTCTTCATCGACGTCGACCACGACGAACGGGCGGTGGTCACCTTCATCGCCGGGCCCGACGGCATCCCCACCGTCCAGCCCGAGGGGCCGACGCTGACCGTCTTCGTCGGCGGCATCGTCGTGGCGGACACGGTGGCGACCACCCCGGTGGACTTCGTCAGGCTCGCCACCGGCGAGGTCGCGACCACCACCTTCACCACCCAGCGCCGTGACGTCGTCGGCCTGTCCGCATCCGACCTCGCCGCGGCCACCCCTGGCCAGGTCCAGACCATCACGATGACCCTCGACGGGGACATGGAAGCCGGCGGCGGCCTCCAGGTCGAGCTGCCTCGCACCTCCCAGGTCGACTACTCCGACATCAACGCGGTCGTCGTCGACGGCAACGGCACGGTCTTCCCCTACACCTACGACGGGATCACCGTGCTCGCCTACGACTCCGCGGGCGACACCGATGGGGCCACGATCACCTTCGCCATCGAGGGAGTCGACACGGGCCCCGACGACAGCTCGCACGTCGTCCGCGCCCATCGCTACGACGGCGTGATCAGCCGCAGCGCCATCTTCAGCGTCGGGGCCGGGAGCGCCCTCGCGGGGCTGACGGTGACCGACCTGCCCGACGACGCCACCGACCTGTACCAGTCGATGTCGTTCCTGCTCACCGACGACCTCGCCGAGGGCGACACGGTGACCATCGACCTGTCCGCGGCGGAAGCCGGCCTGGTCGCCTACGACGGCGCCCTCACCGACTCCTACGCCTTCGGTGGTGCCGACCCCGGCACCCCGTCGCTGGTGACCGTCGACGGCGTGTCCGCCGTCCTCACCTGGACCGCCGGACCCGGCGGCCTGCCCTCGGGCTCGGAGGTGTACGTCAACGCCTACGGCCACCGGACCGATGCCGGCACCGACACCTACGACGTGCCGTTCACCCTCGGCGACGGCCGCACCGCGAGCACCTCGTTCGCCGTGCGGCCCCAGGCCGGCTTCGACGCCATCTCGGCGACCTCCCTCGAGTCCGGCGCCAACGGACAGGCCCAGACGCTTCGGGCCGTGATCCGGGGTGCGCTCGGCCCGAACGAGAGCATCTCCATCTCCCTGTCCGGAGCGGAACGAGGTGGCGGCCGCTACGGCGGGGCGACCACACGGGTCACCTCTCCGGGCGGCGGCACCAGCTCGATGTTCGTCTGGGTGGGCGAGTACGCCGACGTGACCTACACCGCCCCGGAGGGCGGCCTGGCCGACGGCAGCGAGATCGTCATCGAGGTGGACGGGGTCAACACCGACGCCGTGGACGAGACCCACCTGACGGAGTGGTACCGCTACGACTCCGGCGGCTACGGCCGAGCGCTGTTCGACATCGGGGCCGGCAGCGACTTCGTCGGGGTCCCCTACCTGAGCGACCTCGGCGTCAACCAGTCCGACCAGTACCAGTTCGGCACCTTCGGCCTGGTGGCCCCGCTCGGACCGGGCGAGACCGTGACCTTCGACCTGTCGGCGGCGCAGGCGGCCGGCGTGGACTACTCCGCAGCGTTCGAGGACTACCTCTACCCGTCGGGAACCGTGGACGTGGAGGTGGTCGGTGCCGAGGCAACCCTGACCTACACCGCTGACCCCGAGGGGTTGGAGGCGGGCGAACCGGTGTACTTCGAGGTGTTCGGCATCTCCACCGACACCCGTACCGGGACCCATTCCGTCCCGGTCACCGCCCCCGCGGCCAGCACGACGATCACCTTCCAGGTCGTCCCCGGGCACGGGTTCGGCGGCTGA
- a CDS encoding YraN family protein has translation MHDRQQLGAHGEALAADHLRAAGHDILHRNWRTSVEGVRGELDLVTLDRGTLVVVEVKTRRSTLAGTASEAVGWQKRRRLRRLTGLYLAEHPHRGPVRGDVVALDLADDGRWAITHHRGAW, from the coding sequence ATGCACGACCGACAGCAGCTCGGCGCCCATGGCGAGGCCCTCGCGGCCGACCACCTGCGTGCCGCCGGCCACGACATCCTCCACCGCAACTGGCGCACCTCCGTCGAGGGGGTGCGCGGTGAGCTCGACCTCGTCACCCTCGACCGGGGCACGCTGGTCGTGGTCGAGGTCAAGACCCGCCGCAGCACCCTCGCCGGCACGGCCAGCGAGGCGGTCGGCTGGCAGAAGCGGCGTCGCCTGCGGCGGCTGACCGGCCTGTACCTGGCCGAACATCCGCACCGTGGACCGGTCCGCGGTGACGTCGTGGCCCTCGACCTCGCCGACGACGGGCGCTGGGCCATCACCCACCACCGGGGTGCGTGGTGA
- a CDS encoding YifB family Mg chelatase-like AAA ATPase: protein MSIGVARSVALLGLQATPVTVEAHVGVGLPGLTVLGGTGPSFRQAGDRVRAALGAVGHSVIQRKVLINLAPADVDKRGARFDLAMVVAVLRALGELPAGDQVFVGEVAIDGGVRGVPGVLPSIRGLHDVVVPLANVHEAAVGGASAPVGVASVEELLAILKGEVEVLRPPLPPADPLDPPPDMADVVGQPEARRAIEVAAAGGHHVLLLGPPGSGKSMLAKRLPGLLPDLDHEAALTVAAVRSVSGRVGAVDRLDVRPPFAAPHHSSSAAALLGGGSGIARPGAVSHATHGVLFLDELFEWKRHVLDGLREPLEEGNVRIARAAATVTYPAQVLLVGASNPCPCGPARTGCRCRPDHVERYRARLTGPLADRFDLAPLVEEVPADALASGARGEPTEAVRGRVARARQRALDRFGVLNARAAAGVVRDTMSRDALRVLVDAARRGRLSARGFDRAMRVARTCADLAGSDVVGPDDALEAVAHRGRLDRVWEVAA, encoded by the coding sequence GTGAGCATCGGCGTCGCCCGCTCCGTGGCACTGCTCGGGCTGCAGGCCACCCCGGTCACCGTCGAAGCGCACGTCGGCGTCGGGCTTCCCGGCCTGACGGTGCTCGGCGGCACGGGGCCGTCGTTCAGGCAGGCGGGGGACAGGGTGCGGGCTGCGTTGGGTGCGGTCGGGCACTCCGTCATCCAGCGCAAGGTCCTGATCAACCTCGCCCCCGCCGACGTCGACAAGCGCGGTGCCCGGTTCGACCTGGCGATGGTCGTGGCCGTCCTGCGAGCCCTCGGTGAGCTGCCCGCGGGGGACCAGGTGTTCGTGGGCGAGGTCGCCATCGACGGTGGGGTGCGAGGGGTCCCCGGGGTGCTGCCGAGCATCCGCGGGCTCCACGACGTGGTGGTCCCGCTCGCCAACGTCCACGAGGCTGCCGTCGGCGGGGCGTCCGCGCCCGTCGGCGTCGCGTCGGTCGAGGAGCTGCTCGCGATCCTGAAGGGGGAGGTCGAGGTGCTCCGGCCACCGCTGCCACCGGCCGACCCGCTCGACCCACCGCCGGACATGGCCGATGTGGTCGGGCAGCCCGAGGCGCGCCGCGCGATCGAGGTCGCGGCTGCCGGCGGCCACCACGTGCTGCTGCTCGGCCCGCCCGGATCCGGCAAGTCGATGCTGGCCAAGCGGCTGCCCGGGCTGCTGCCGGACCTCGACCACGAGGCCGCGTTGACGGTGGCGGCGGTGCGATCGGTCAGCGGCCGCGTCGGCGCGGTCGACCGACTCGACGTCCGTCCACCGTTCGCCGCCCCGCACCACTCCTCCTCCGCCGCTGCCCTGCTGGGTGGGGGCAGCGGCATCGCCCGGCCGGGCGCGGTCAGCCACGCCACCCACGGCGTGCTGTTCCTCGACGAGCTGTTCGAGTGGAAGCGCCACGTCCTCGACGGGCTGCGGGAGCCGCTGGAGGAGGGGAACGTCCGGATCGCGCGGGCGGCGGCCACCGTGACCTACCCTGCGCAGGTGCTGCTGGTCGGGGCCAGCAACCCGTGCCCGTGCGGGCCGGCCCGCACCGGCTGTCGCTGCCGTCCCGACCACGTCGAGCGGTACCGAGCCCGGCTGACCGGCCCGCTGGCCGACCGCTTCGACCTGGCCCCGCTGGTGGAGGAGGTCCCGGCCGACGCCCTGGCCAGCGGCGCCCGCGGCGAACCGACCGAGGCGGTCCGCGGACGGGTGGCCCGGGCGCGGCAACGTGCGCTGGACCGGTTCGGGGTCCTCAACGCCCGTGCCGCTGCTGGCGTCGTGCGAGACACGATGTCCCGCGACGCGTTGCGTGTGCTGGTCGACGCGGCCCGACGCGGTCGACTCAGCGCCCGCGGGTTCGACCGGGCGATGCGCGTCGCCCGAACCTGCGCCGACCTGGCCGGCAGCGACGTGGTCGGCCCCGACGACGCCCTCGAGGCGGTGGCCCATCGCGGGCGGCTGGACCGGGTGTGGGAGGTGGCGGCATGA
- a CDS encoding DNA-processing protein DprA, producing the protein MNAELPPEALQDAVARLIALGCSPEDLGRARTACGPQASPSAVVAVLQRRAGHRQDRLPGLSHGPGGTGRTSGVRPDGVVDELLVHGGRPGMPERLAAAWEEGGPLWVHRRRIGPGTAPRRTVGIVGTRRPTLDGAELARTLAAGLAEAGIEVVSGFARGIDQAAHRGALSVPGGSTTAVLGTGMDVDYPARSGELRLAIMASGGLISEYAHDRGVRHPTQFIARNRILAGLSDAIVVIEAGQRSGALSTARWAADFGRDVMVVPASPSTPSAAGALALLRDGAVPVRHAADVLDVLGDPVGSVDDEPVGAAIGVAARGLGCDAELLADRLGPVPASVSALSGATGLPVRQVLVAVARLEEAGLVRQVPAGVVAVRR; encoded by the coding sequence ATGAACGCCGAGCTCCCACCGGAGGCCCTGCAGGACGCGGTGGCCCGCCTGATCGCGCTGGGGTGCAGCCCGGAGGACCTGGGGCGGGCACGGACGGCGTGCGGCCCCCAGGCCAGCCCGTCGGCGGTCGTCGCAGTCCTCCAGCGACGGGCAGGTCACCGCCAGGACCGGCTGCCCGGCCTGTCCCACGGCCCCGGTGGGACCGGCCGGACCTCGGGGGTCCGCCCGGACGGTGTGGTCGACGAGCTGCTGGTGCACGGTGGACGGCCCGGGATGCCCGAGCGGCTGGCCGCGGCATGGGAGGAGGGCGGCCCGCTGTGGGTGCACCGCAGACGTATCGGGCCCGGGACGGCACCCCGGCGGACGGTCGGCATCGTCGGGACGCGACGGCCGACCCTCGACGGGGCCGAGCTGGCCCGCACCCTGGCGGCGGGCCTCGCCGAGGCGGGAATCGAGGTCGTCTCCGGGTTCGCCAGGGGCATCGACCAGGCGGCCCACCGGGGCGCGCTGTCGGTACCGGGGGGCTCGACCACCGCCGTGCTCGGCACCGGCATGGACGTCGACTACCCCGCGCGGTCCGGCGAGCTGCGCCTCGCCATCATGGCCAGCGGTGGGCTGATCAGCGAGTACGCCCACGACCGTGGTGTGCGGCATCCCACGCAGTTCATCGCCCGCAACCGGATCCTCGCCGGGCTGTCGGACGCGATCGTCGTCATCGAGGCCGGACAGCGGTCCGGCGCGCTGAGCACCGCCCGGTGGGCCGCCGACTTCGGCCGCGACGTCATGGTCGTGCCGGCCAGCCCGTCCACGCCGTCGGCGGCCGGGGCGCTGGCGCTGCTCCGCGACGGGGCCGTCCCCGTCCGCCACGCCGCCGACGTGCTCGACGTGCTGGGTGATCCGGTCGGTTCGGTGGACGACGAACCGGTCGGTGCGGCCATCGGGGTGGCGGCACGCGGCCTCGGGTGCGACGCCGAGCTGCTGGCCGACCGGCTCGGCCCGGTCCCCGCGAGCGTGTCGGCGTTGTCGGGGGCCACCGGGCTCCCCGTGCGGCAGGTCCTCGTCGCCGTCGCCCGGCTGGAGGAGGCCGGGCTGGTGCGCCAGGTTCCCGCGGGGGTGGTCGCGGTGCGACGCTGA
- a CDS encoding tyrosine recombinase XerC, with protein sequence MSDDPLPRAWVAALDEFRRHLAMERGLSDNTVEAYLRDVGQLAEWCADFGIVDPDEVTLQVLRRFVADGRRRGLARSSIARKRASLRAFFGLLVKRGRVTSDPAALLDTPKLDKSLPKVLRRDQVDALLRQPPADDPVGLRDRAILELLYASGARVSELVDLDADRLDLVRARTTLHGKGDKQRLVPLGAPSIAAVQAWLDRGRPHLPRRPVGVSGGPDDGHAEAVFLARRGGRISRDEVYRMVRAHGMAAGIGHVTPHLLRHSFATHLLEGGADLRSVQELLGHVALATTQTYTHVSRAHLRSVYTQAHPRA encoded by the coding sequence GTGAGCGATGACCCGCTTCCCCGCGCATGGGTCGCCGCGCTGGACGAGTTCCGGCGCCACCTCGCCATGGAACGAGGGCTGTCGGACAACACCGTCGAGGCCTACCTGCGCGATGTCGGCCAGCTGGCGGAGTGGTGCGCCGACTTCGGCATCGTCGACCCCGACGAGGTCACCCTGCAGGTGCTGCGCCGGTTCGTCGCCGACGGCCGCCGACGCGGGCTCGCCCGGTCGTCCATCGCGCGCAAGCGGGCGTCGCTGCGGGCCTTCTTCGGGCTGCTCGTCAAGCGGGGAAGGGTGACCAGCGACCCGGCTGCGCTGCTGGACACCCCCAAGCTGGACAAGTCGTTGCCGAAGGTGCTGCGTCGTGACCAGGTCGACGCCCTGCTGCGGCAGCCCCCGGCCGACGACCCGGTCGGCCTTCGCGACCGGGCGATCCTCGAGCTGCTGTACGCCAGCGGCGCCCGGGTCAGCGAGCTCGTCGACCTCGACGCCGACCGGCTCGACCTGGTCCGAGCCCGCACCACCCTCCACGGCAAGGGCGACAAGCAACGGCTCGTCCCGCTCGGTGCCCCGTCGATCGCGGCGGTACAGGCCTGGCTCGATCGTGGCCGGCCCCACCTGCCGCGTCGGCCCGTCGGTGTCTCGGGCGGTCCCGATGACGGGCACGCCGAGGCGGTCTTCCTCGCCCGGCGAGGGGGACGGATCAGCCGCGACGAGGTCTACCGGATGGTCCGTGCCCACGGGATGGCCGCCGGGATCGGGCACGTCACCCCCCACCTGCTGCGCCACAGCTTCGCCACCCACCTGCTCGAGGGCGGCGCCGACCTGCGCAGCGTCCAGGAGCTGCTGGGCCACGTCGCGCTGGCCACCACGCAGACCTACACCCACGTCTCCCGTGCACACCTGCGCTCGGTCTACACTCAGGCACACCCGCGGGCGTGA
- the whiG gene encoding RNA polymerase sigma factor WhiG has product MDPGVVDLWTRFKDDADPDARERLILQYSPLVKYVAGRVSVGLPSSVEHGDLVSYGMFGLIDALEKFDLSKGFKFETYAITRIKGAIIDELRSIDWIPRSVRTKAKRVEKALRELEAKLDRTPTEEELAEELEMSVADLRQVLTQVSLTSIAALDESIQGEEGDRQSLVDTLADDDAPDPQAALEDAEIRRLLAETINRMTDREKTVIVLYYFEGMTLSQIGEVLGVTESRVCQMHTKAVLGLRTRMAARTRWTR; this is encoded by the coding sequence ATGGACCCGGGCGTGGTCGACCTGTGGACGCGGTTCAAGGACGACGCCGACCCCGACGCCCGCGAACGGCTGATCCTGCAGTACTCGCCGCTGGTGAAGTACGTCGCCGGCCGTGTGTCGGTCGGCCTTCCCAGCTCCGTCGAGCACGGCGACCTGGTCAGCTACGGCATGTTCGGCCTGATCGACGCGCTGGAGAAGTTCGACCTCTCCAAGGGCTTCAAGTTCGAGACCTACGCGATCACCCGGATCAAGGGCGCGATCATCGACGAGCTGCGGTCCATCGACTGGATCCCTCGCAGCGTCCGCACCAAGGCCAAGCGGGTCGAGAAGGCCCTGCGCGAGCTCGAGGCCAAGCTGGACCGCACCCCGACGGAGGAGGAGCTCGCCGAGGAGCTCGAGATGTCGGTGGCCGACCTCCGCCAGGTGCTCACCCAAGTGTCGCTGACCTCCATCGCCGCCCTCGACGAGAGCATCCAGGGGGAGGAGGGGGACCGCCAGTCGTTGGTCGACACGCTCGCCGACGATGACGCCCCCGACCCGCAGGCTGCACTCGAGGACGCCGAGATCAGGCGCCTGCTCGCCGAGACGATCAACCGGATGACGGACCGCGAGAAGACCGTGATCGTGCTGTACTACTTCGAGGGCATGACCCTCTCCCAGATCGGCGAGGTGCTCGGCGTGACCGAATCGCGGGTCTGCCAGATGCACACCAAGGCCGTCCTCGGCCTGCGCACCCGCATGGCCGCCCGCACGCGCTGGACGCGGTGA
- a CDS encoding murein hydrolase activator EnvC family protein — MVVRPGAVPLLLLVVLGVLAGPRATVAAGPISASTPPLPASGHVPLVQVTASGAVRPVVGAVVRPFDPPENPYGAGHRGVDLAATPGEHVRAALPGTVAFAGPVAGRGWVTVDHGGGLRTTYGDVVPSVGVDDEVRAGDVIGQLADGARHLDWGARLARIGGGTEGPGDPGDYIDPLSLLERWRPRLTSPARVPRGEAVER, encoded by the coding sequence ATGGTCGTTCGTCCGGGAGCCGTCCCCCTCCTCCTGCTGGTGGTCCTGGGTGTGCTCGCCGGCCCGAGGGCGACCGTGGCCGCCGGCCCGATCAGCGCGTCCACACCTCCCCTCCCGGCCAGCGGGCACGTGCCGCTGGTGCAGGTCACCGCCTCGGGCGCCGTCCGTCCTGTCGTCGGCGCGGTCGTCCGACCCTTCGACCCGCCCGAGAACCCCTACGGCGCCGGTCACCGAGGTGTCGACCTGGCGGCCACTCCCGGCGAACACGTTCGCGCGGCCCTTCCGGGCACCGTGGCGTTCGCCGGTCCGGTCGCGGGACGCGGGTGGGTCACCGTCGACCACGGTGGGGGACTGCGAACCACGTACGGCGACGTCGTCCCGTCGGTGGGGGTCGATGACGAGGTACGTGCCGGCGACGTGATCGGCCAGCTCGCCGACGGCGCCCGCCACCTGGACTGGGGCGCCCGGCTGGCGCGGATCGGCGGAGGGACCGAGGGGCCGGGCGACCCCGGCGACTACATCGACCCGCTCTCCCTGCTCGAACGCTGGCGCCCCCGCCTCACCTCTCCCGCGCGCGTCCCCCGCGGCGAGGCCGTCGAGCGCTGA
- the rpsB gene encoding 30S ribosomal protein S2, whose protein sequence is MGVVTVRQLLEAGVHFGHQTRRWNPKMKRYIWGERNGIYILDLQQTVGMLERAYEFVENTVASGGTVLFVGTKKQAQEAVEQQAMRVGMPYVNFRWLGGMLTNFETIKTRLTRLRELEDMVNDGTIELLTKKEGLLLTRELDKLQRNLGGIRTMTKLPSAIWVVDTVKEHIAVAEANRLGIPVVAVVDTNCDPDVIDYVIPGNDDAIRSGALLTHLIADACATGYARRAARTSDDVVAEQAAAAAASTPTESTEAPAAPAQPAAEPLAEWEIALQQEEAASAAAAAGASASEADQADTQPTEEPAPAAPQEEAQA, encoded by the coding sequence ATGGGCGTCGTCACCGTGCGGCAACTCCTGGAAGCCGGTGTCCACTTCGGACACCAGACCCGTCGCTGGAACCCCAAGATGAAGCGGTACATCTGGGGCGAGCGCAACGGCATCTACATCCTCGACCTGCAGCAGACCGTCGGCATGCTGGAGCGTGCCTACGAGTTCGTCGAGAACACCGTCGCCAGCGGCGGCACCGTGCTCTTCGTCGGCACCAAGAAGCAGGCGCAGGAAGCAGTCGAGCAGCAGGCCATGCGCGTGGGCATGCCCTACGTGAACTTCCGCTGGCTCGGCGGCATGCTGACCAACTTCGAGACCATCAAGACCCGCCTGACTCGCCTGCGCGAGCTCGAGGACATGGTCAACGACGGCACCATCGAGCTGCTGACCAAGAAGGAAGGCCTCCTGCTCACCCGTGAGCTGGACAAGCTGCAGCGCAACCTGGGCGGCATCCGCACCATGACGAAGCTGCCGTCGGCCATCTGGGTCGTCGACACCGTCAAGGAGCACATCGCCGTCGCCGAGGCCAACCGCCTGGGCATCCCCGTCGTTGCCGTCGTGGACACCAACTGCGACCCCGACGTCATCGACTACGTCATCCCGGGCAACGACGACGCGATCCGCTCCGGCGCGCTGCTGACCCACCTCATCGCCGACGCCTGCGCCACCGGGTACGCCCGTCGTGCGGCTCGCACCTCCGACGACGTCGTCGCCGAGCAGGCTGCCGCGGCTGCCGCGTCCACCCCGACGGAGTCCACCGAGGCCCCCGCCGCTCCGGCCCAGCCGGCCGCCGAGCCGCTGGCCGAGTGGGAGATCGCCCTGCAGCAGGAAGAGGCCGCGTCGGCCGCTGCCGCCGCCGGTGCATCCGCCTCCGAGGCCGACCAGGCCGACACCCAGCCCACCGAGGAGCCGGCCCCGGCCGCCCCGCAGGAAGAGGCCCAGGCGTAA